The following are encoded in a window of Geobacter metallireducens GS-15 genomic DNA:
- a CDS encoding MBL fold metallo-hydrolase translates to MKRHFLLFPILVLMLATPALADLTKISDNVYSYVGATDASPTHSFAANAGIVIGRDGVLVVDTLLSAKEGERFLADIRKVTTKPIRYVVDTHIHLDHALGNCVFAREGATIISHEAERSSLAQNGAEILRKAGDYGLKPEDMVGTEIVLPSLTFSDRLTIDLGGETVELLRIAPSHTAGSTIVYLPAQKLLFSGDILFTDFHPFFADGDLPNWAKTLDAILAMDVERIVPGHGPLSTKKDLQEMKEYLRLFDAKARDLVATGKDVDTVAAQLAKVLPKRTLAEWMIPANLKARYLHKQ, encoded by the coding sequence ATGAAAAGGCACTTCCTGCTGTTTCCAATCCTGGTCCTGATGCTGGCAACACCGGCTTTGGCCGATCTCACCAAAATCAGCGACAACGTATACTCCTACGTGGGGGCGACGGATGCCTCGCCAACTCACAGCTTTGCCGCCAACGCCGGGATCGTCATCGGCCGCGACGGCGTGCTGGTTGTGGATACCCTGCTCTCAGCCAAGGAGGGGGAGCGGTTCCTCGCCGACATCCGCAAGGTCACGACCAAGCCGATCCGCTATGTGGTCGACACCCACATCCACCTGGACCATGCCTTGGGCAACTGCGTCTTTGCCAGGGAAGGCGCTACCATCATCTCCCATGAAGCCGAGCGGTCCTCGCTGGCCCAAAACGGGGCCGAGATTCTCAGAAAAGCCGGCGACTATGGGCTGAAACCGGAAGACATGGTCGGCACCGAGATCGTCCTGCCGTCGCTGACGTTCAGCGACCGACTGACCATCGACCTGGGGGGCGAGACGGTGGAACTGCTCCGTATCGCCCCTTCCCATACCGCGGGGAGCACCATTGTCTACCTGCCGGCACAGAAACTCCTCTTCAGCGGCGATATCCTCTTCACCGATTTCCACCCCTTCTTTGCCGACGGCGACCTCCCCAACTGGGCAAAGACCCTCGACGCCATTCTCGCCATGGACGTGGAGCGAATCGTCCCGGGTCACGGCCCCCTTTCGACGAAAAAGGATCTGCAGGAGATGAAGGAATACTTGCGGCTTTTCGACGCCAAGGCACGGGATCTGGTGGCAACGGGCAAGGATGTCGACACCGTTGCTGCGCAGCTCGCGAAGGTGCTGCCCAAGCGGACTCTGGCGGAGTGGATGATTCCCGCCAATCTGAAGGCCCGCTACCTGCATAAACAGTGA
- a CDS encoding tetratricopeptide repeat protein, translating into MNHRSVRGICATLGVLLVIGCSGPDAKKAKFYAKGKELYDKGDYAKAALEFKNAIQIDPKYAEAYHMLGLVEMKKGNIKGAFGNFTKAVELNPQHQEARLQLGRIYLGAGAPDEAMKEAVEVLKINPASEDAQLLKGAVLIARKEKGKARELLEGLVAKGVKKPDAYSLLASIHALDGNAKDAEAILRKGLAINPSSSDLHLTLAGLCVGTGRTDEAISLLQRVVSLEPGRTDHRLKLAALCWDTGKVAEARKALTDLVAIAPEKEENRLQAAGFLAGKGEADEAEKLLKEGIAGKGKNYKLRFALADLYLNTGKGDQAVTLLTETAGLDKASRQESLQAKNALAQIALDRNRVDEAVKLVTEVLKESPKNTDARFLKGNIHMMKGEGAQAVAEYRTVVTDNPQSVPGFIRLAEAHLLNREKNLAFDNLQNALKIDPENRDALVALARYHVMQKDMKNAEAALRKVLAKSPNDLEAKAELGDLFLAAGDLKRAEAEYGELKRKAPGLPVGYVKMGDIYLHRGKSDKALAELEQAVRLNPSSELLAGSLARLYTRLGKFDKAEFLLDQRLKQNPNDAASYTLLGQMNVARNQYGKARQAYEKALSLNGSNWSAANDLAFLLAETGSGADLDRALTLIEKVKQSRPDDPRVLDTVGWIYYKKGNAGKAVEILSQVHRKTGDSPVIDYHLGMASYKAGDKARAKELLTKAMTSKSGFAGREEAVKTLGIIKG; encoded by the coding sequence ATGAACCATCGTTCGGTACGTGGAATCTGCGCCACCCTCGGCGTCCTGCTTGTTATCGGCTGTAGCGGCCCCGACGCCAAGAAAGCCAAGTTCTACGCCAAGGGGAAGGAGCTCTATGACAAGGGAGACTATGCCAAGGCGGCGCTCGAGTTCAAGAATGCCATCCAGATTGATCCCAAATACGCCGAGGCCTACCACATGCTCGGCCTGGTGGAGATGAAGAAGGGGAACATCAAGGGTGCCTTCGGCAACTTCACCAAGGCGGTGGAGTTGAATCCACAGCATCAGGAGGCACGGCTCCAGCTGGGCCGCATCTACCTTGGAGCCGGCGCTCCCGATGAGGCCATGAAGGAGGCCGTGGAGGTTCTGAAGATCAACCCCGCCAGCGAAGACGCCCAACTCCTGAAAGGGGCGGTCCTCATCGCCAGAAAGGAGAAGGGTAAGGCCCGCGAATTACTGGAAGGCCTTGTGGCAAAGGGAGTGAAGAAGCCTGATGCCTACTCGCTCCTGGCTTCGATTCACGCATTGGACGGGAACGCAAAGGACGCCGAGGCGATTCTCCGCAAGGGGCTCGCGATAAATCCTTCGTCTTCTGATCTCCATCTGACCCTTGCGGGTCTCTGTGTCGGGACCGGCCGGACCGACGAGGCGATATCGCTGCTCCAGCGGGTTGTTTCACTGGAACCCGGCAGGACAGACCACCGTTTGAAGCTCGCAGCACTCTGCTGGGACACGGGGAAGGTTGCCGAAGCGCGTAAGGCCCTGACCGATCTGGTTGCGATTGCTCCTGAAAAAGAGGAAAACCGGCTTCAGGCCGCGGGATTCCTCGCCGGCAAGGGGGAGGCCGATGAGGCGGAAAAGCTTCTGAAAGAGGGGATTGCCGGAAAAGGGAAGAACTACAAGCTCCGCTTTGCCCTGGCGGACCTTTACCTCAATACCGGCAAGGGCGACCAGGCCGTTACGCTCCTCACCGAAACGGCAGGCCTCGACAAAGCCTCCCGGCAGGAATCGCTCCAGGCGAAAAATGCCTTGGCCCAAATCGCCCTTGATCGTAACCGGGTTGACGAAGCCGTAAAACTGGTAACTGAAGTGCTGAAAGAAAGTCCGAAGAATACGGACGCACGGTTTCTCAAGGGAAACATTCACATGATGAAGGGGGAGGGTGCCCAAGCCGTTGCTGAATATCGCACTGTGGTGACCGACAATCCCCAGTCCGTTCCTGGCTTTATCCGTCTCGCCGAGGCCCATCTCCTTAACAGAGAGAAGAATCTGGCCTTCGACAACCTGCAGAATGCCCTGAAGATCGATCCCGAAAACCGCGATGCCCTTGTGGCCCTGGCGCGGTATCACGTCATGCAGAAGGATATGAAAAACGCCGAGGCGGCCCTCCGCAAAGTCCTTGCCAAGAGCCCCAACGATCTGGAAGCGAAGGCGGAGCTTGGCGATCTTTTTCTGGCCGCCGGCGACCTGAAGCGGGCCGAGGCCGAATACGGCGAACTTAAACGGAAGGCTCCGGGCCTTCCGGTCGGCTACGTCAAGATGGGAGACATTTACCTGCACCGGGGCAAGTCCGACAAGGCCCTGGCAGAACTGGAGCAGGCGGTGCGGCTCAATCCGTCGTCGGAACTCCTCGCCGGCTCCCTTGCGCGGCTCTATACACGGCTTGGCAAATTCGATAAGGCGGAATTCCTCCTCGATCAACGTCTGAAGCAAAATCCCAACGACGCTGCTTCCTACACCCTGCTGGGCCAGATGAATGTTGCCCGGAATCAGTATGGCAAGGCCCGGCAGGCCTACGAAAAGGCCCTGTCACTTAATGGTTCCAACTGGAGCGCCGCCAATGATCTGGCGTTCCTCCTGGCAGAAACCGGTTCGGGCGCCGATCTCGACCGGGCGCTTACGCTCATCGAGAAGGTTAAACAGAGCCGTCCCGACGATCCCCGGGTCCTCGATACCGTCGGCTGGATCTACTACAAGAAGGGGAATGCCGGAAAGGCCGTCGAAATTCTGTCGCAGGTGCATCGCAAGACCGGCGACAGCCCGGTTATTGACTATCACCTCGGCATGGCCTCCTACAAGGCCGGCGACAAGGCCCGTGCCAAAGAGCTCCTGACGAAGGCAATGACGAGCAAGAGCGGATTTGCCGGGCGGGAAGAGGCGGTCAAGACGCTCGGGATCATCAAGGGGTGA
- the wecB gene encoding non-hydrolyzing UDP-N-acetylglucosamine 2-epimerase — MNVFLVAGARPNFMKIAPLYRESLTREGVTCRIVHTGQHYDYEMSQTFFDDLQLPQPDYFLNAGSGSHAEQTARVMVTFEELCAKELPDLVIVVGDVNSTLACSIVAKKAGIRVAHVEAGLRSFDLSMPEEINRMVTDSIADLYFVTETSAVRNLFNEGKPPEQIFLVGHVMVDNLLHQMVQVHLNGAVAPELRELKQKAGEYVFMTLHRPSNVDDEETFRGIAFAVNEIAARIPIIFPVHPRTRKMMESFGIQLHKGVTCLPPLSFSESLYFWKDARVVMTDSGGLQEETTALGVPCVTIRENTERPITVEMGTNVLAGTDPDRILTRVFDAAEGRGKRGKVPPFWDGKAAERIWDVIGRKYGKVPDLSEACHELMECVGS, encoded by the coding sequence ATGAACGTCTTTCTCGTGGCCGGAGCCCGGCCAAATTTCATGAAGATCGCACCGCTGTATCGCGAATCCCTCACCCGTGAGGGGGTGACCTGCCGCATCGTCCACACGGGGCAGCACTATGACTACGAGATGTCCCAGACGTTCTTCGACGACCTGCAACTCCCCCAGCCCGACTACTTCCTCAATGCCGGTTCCGGCTCCCACGCCGAGCAGACAGCCCGGGTCATGGTGACTTTCGAGGAGCTGTGTGCAAAGGAACTCCCTGATCTGGTGATCGTCGTGGGGGATGTGAATTCGACCCTCGCCTGCAGCATTGTGGCGAAGAAGGCTGGTATCCGGGTGGCCCACGTGGAGGCGGGGCTCCGCAGCTTCGACCTCTCCATGCCCGAGGAGATCAACCGGATGGTGACCGACTCCATCGCCGACCTCTACTTCGTCACCGAAACGAGCGCTGTCCGCAACCTCTTTAACGAAGGAAAACCGCCGGAGCAGATCTTTCTGGTGGGACACGTCATGGTCGACAATCTCCTTCACCAGATGGTTCAGGTTCACCTGAACGGGGCTGTGGCGCCCGAACTGCGGGAATTGAAGCAGAAGGCGGGAGAGTACGTGTTCATGACCCTTCATCGCCCCTCTAATGTTGATGACGAGGAGACCTTCCGCGGCATCGCCTTTGCCGTGAACGAGATTGCGGCCCGGATACCGATTATCTTCCCCGTTCACCCGCGGACCCGCAAGATGATGGAGAGCTTTGGCATCCAGCTCCACAAGGGTGTCACCTGTCTTCCACCCCTGAGTTTCAGTGAGTCCCTCTATTTCTGGAAGGATGCCCGGGTGGTCATGACCGACAGCGGCGGCCTCCAGGAGGAAACCACAGCCCTGGGGGTCCCCTGCGTCACTATCAGGGAGAACACCGAGCGTCCCATTACCGTGGAAATGGGGACCAACGTCCTGGCCGGGACCGACCCGGATCGGATTCTTACCCGCGTTTTCGATGCGGCGGAGGGAAGGGGCAAGCGGGGGAAGGTTCCCCCCTTCTGGGACGGCAAGGCTGCGGAACGGATCTGGGATGTCATTGGCCGTAAATACGGGAAGGTGCCTGACTTGTCTGAGGCCTGCCATGAGCTTATGGAGTGCGTGGGAAGCTGA
- a CDS encoding 4Fe-4S ferredoxin, with the protein MIERGMNMAINSTRLIYFSPTQTTRKVVEGIAKGVGVDDVEHLDLTPPGAAVQRQVDTRDGLVIIGAPVYAGRLPAEAAARLQRLMANGTPAVIVVVYGNRAYEDALLELWDLALEAGFKPVAAGAFIGEHSYSTVATPIAVGRPDTEDLRAARDFGRMIREKMGMMEDFGDISLLQVPGNFPYRESGLFSSISPVTQEAACTKCVRCVSACPTGAIVLQDKVATDPSICIRCCACIKGCSAGARTMTDPHVRQVAEQLSSSCRSRKEPEMFL; encoded by the coding sequence ATGATCGAAAGAGGGATGAACATGGCAATAAACTCAACAAGACTGATCTACTTCTCCCCGACCCAGACGACAAGAAAGGTCGTGGAAGGCATTGCAAAGGGAGTTGGTGTTGACGATGTTGAACACCTCGATCTGACGCCACCCGGTGCCGCAGTTCAAAGGCAAGTGGATACCCGTGATGGGTTGGTCATCATAGGCGCCCCCGTGTATGCCGGACGGCTCCCGGCCGAGGCAGCCGCCAGATTACAGCGCCTCATGGCAAACGGTACACCGGCGGTCATTGTCGTCGTGTATGGGAACAGAGCGTACGAGGATGCCCTGCTGGAACTTTGGGACCTAGCCCTGGAAGCGGGGTTCAAGCCCGTTGCCGCCGGGGCCTTTATCGGGGAGCATTCATATTCTACAGTTGCCACGCCGATCGCCGTCGGGCGACCTGATACGGAGGACTTGAGGGCGGCCAGGGACTTTGGGAGAATGATCAGGGAGAAAATGGGGATGATGGAAGATTTCGGAGACATATCTCTGCTTCAGGTGCCGGGGAACTTCCCCTACAGGGAGTCGGGTTTGTTTTCAAGCATATCTCCTGTTACCCAAGAGGCTGCATGCACAAAATGCGTACGGTGCGTTTCAGCATGTCCGACCGGGGCGATTGTCCTTCAGGACAAGGTGGCAACGGACCCAAGTATCTGCATCAGGTGCTGCGCCTGTATCAAGGGTTGTTCCGCTGGGGCACGAACAATGACTGATCCGCACGTACGGCAGGTGGCTGAACAGTTGAGTTCGAGCTGCCGAAGCCGGAAAGAGCCGGAAATGTTCCTGTGA
- a CDS encoding YbaK/EbsC family protein, whose product MDFVAGEAFSAFMETVEKSGIPFVLHAHAATRTVEEAGRNLTFDVSRIVKTVAFRIRSGGLVLAVLRGTRRVDYPNLAALIGVSRRDLAPLSPEEVREFLGVEPGSVSPMSLWENATALIDDEVLTILPTVYCGIGRPDRTLEVTPADLVRLAGGRTGGFSR is encoded by the coding sequence GTGGACTTTGTGGCCGGGGAGGCATTCAGCGCCTTCATGGAGACCGTCGAGAAGAGCGGCATACCGTTTGTTCTCCATGCCCATGCGGCAACGCGGACAGTGGAAGAGGCGGGCCGAAATCTGACGTTCGACGTATCACGGATTGTTAAGACCGTGGCTTTTCGCATCAGGAGCGGCGGGCTCGTTCTGGCTGTTCTCCGGGGCACCAGAAGGGTTGATTATCCAAATCTCGCAGCCTTGATCGGGGTAAGCCGCCGCGACCTCGCACCCCTTTCGCCGGAGGAGGTAAGAGAATTTCTTGGTGTGGAGCCGGGAAGTGTCTCGCCCATGTCGCTTTGGGAGAATGCCACCGCGCTCATTGATGACGAGGTGCTGACGATCCTGCCGACCGTCTACTGCGGCATCGGTCGCCCTGACCGAACGCTGGAAGTTACGCCGGCTGATCTTGTTCGGCTTGCAGGCGGGCGTACCGGCGGGTTTTCGCGGTGA
- a CDS encoding glycosyltransferase family 4 protein produces MLPLATLILAMLLTVMLIPVVSALAVRFHAVDMPNERKVHLRPIPRIGGVAMALGAFVPIMVWNFADGFVRAYLIGASILVATGLVDDLYELSPRVKFSGQFAAAAVALFMGGVKIDSLGTLLPESTALPELIAIPLTILAIVGVTNAVNMADGLDGLAGGICLLIFCAIGYLAFLDGNVSIGLVALAMAGVIFGFLRFNTHPASIFMGDAGSQFLGFSAVTLALGLTQESDSLSPLLPLLLLGLPVLDTLTVMAIRASQGRSIFSADRNHIHHSLMQMGLRHPESVLVIYVVQALLVLAAVMLRFQSDVIILAGYLGFSVVVAGSFAYARRTGFTIRRFDILDVVIVGGLRRVKGEGGVIRLAFRCFELGVPALLLVSCLRPVRVPEYVSVAAPALLLLLALVRIFRPAWSGGAIRVIIYILVPFVVYYGDTGAGSRFGSMGERLYGVMFGILALLIPVISKFSRRSEGFRSTPLDLLVIMLAVAVTGLPVQSLQPYRLGLMAAKIIILYFGFEVLMAELRGKYGRLSGWTAAALVALVTINWR; encoded by the coding sequence ATGCTCCCCCTTGCGACCCTGATACTAGCGATGCTGCTGACGGTAATGCTCATCCCCGTGGTGAGCGCCCTGGCGGTGCGCTTTCACGCCGTCGACATGCCCAATGAGCGCAAGGTGCACCTGCGGCCCATTCCACGGATCGGCGGCGTGGCCATGGCTCTGGGCGCCTTTGTTCCGATTATGGTCTGGAACTTTGCCGACGGCTTCGTACGGGCCTATCTCATCGGCGCTTCGATCCTTGTTGCCACCGGGCTCGTCGATGACCTGTATGAGCTGTCACCCCGCGTGAAATTCAGCGGTCAGTTCGCCGCGGCAGCGGTGGCCCTCTTTATGGGTGGGGTAAAGATCGACAGCCTCGGGACACTCCTCCCCGAGAGCACAGCGCTTCCCGAACTTATCGCTATCCCCCTCACCATTCTCGCCATCGTTGGCGTCACCAACGCGGTGAATATGGCCGACGGGCTCGACGGGCTCGCCGGCGGCATCTGCCTCCTTATTTTTTGTGCAATCGGTTACCTGGCTTTTCTGGACGGCAACGTCTCCATCGGGCTTGTGGCCCTGGCCATGGCCGGGGTCATTTTTGGGTTTCTTCGCTTCAACACCCACCCCGCCTCCATTTTCATGGGAGACGCGGGGAGCCAGTTTCTCGGTTTTTCAGCGGTGACTCTGGCGCTGGGGCTCACCCAGGAGAGTGATTCCCTGAGTCCGCTCCTGCCGCTCCTGCTCCTGGGGCTGCCGGTCCTCGATACGCTGACGGTCATGGCCATCAGGGCCTCCCAAGGGCGATCGATCTTCTCGGCCGACAGAAACCATATCCATCACAGCCTCATGCAGATGGGGCTGCGGCATCCCGAGTCGGTGCTGGTCATTTACGTGGTCCAGGCCCTGCTCGTGCTGGCGGCGGTGATGCTGCGCTTTCAGTCGGATGTGATCATTCTTGCGGGGTATCTGGGGTTCTCGGTGGTTGTCGCGGGTTCTTTCGCCTATGCCCGCCGGACGGGCTTCACAATACGACGGTTTGACATCCTTGATGTGGTGATTGTGGGGGGGCTCAGGCGGGTCAAGGGGGAAGGTGGCGTTATCCGCCTGGCCTTCAGGTGTTTCGAGTTGGGTGTGCCGGCACTACTCCTTGTCTCCTGCCTGCGCCCAGTGCGCGTTCCCGAATATGTATCCGTTGCGGCGCCCGCTTTACTCCTTCTGCTGGCCCTTGTCCGCATTTTCCGGCCGGCGTGGAGCGGCGGCGCCATACGGGTAATCATCTATATCCTTGTTCCCTTTGTGGTCTATTACGGCGACACCGGCGCCGGTTCACGGTTCGGGAGCATGGGAGAGCGGCTCTATGGAGTGATGTTCGGCATTCTGGCGCTTCTTATCCCGGTCATCTCGAAGTTTTCGCGTCGCAGCGAGGGGTTTCGAAGCACTCCCCTCGATCTGCTTGTCATTATGCTCGCCGTGGCGGTTACGGGCCTTCCGGTCCAGTCTCTGCAACCCTACCGGCTCGGGCTCATGGCGGCAAAAATCATCATTCTCTATTTCGGATTTGAAGTGCTCATGGCCGAGTTGCGGGGCAAGTACGGACGGCTCTCCGGGTGGACAGCCGCAGCTCTCGTTGCTCTGGTAACGATCAACTGGAGGTAA
- a CDS encoding serine hydrolase domain-containing protein — protein sequence MMRVTHFFMAAIAVVFVLAGCSTMPKKPDSLTRGDYGYTKEYVSWLIKKEMRENDVTGLSIALVDDQRVVWAQGFGVADEANKVPATPDTIYRVGSISKLFTATAVLQLAEQGKMDIDKPLSTYLPEFSVKSRFPDAGPITPRTLMTHHSGLPSDFLKGMWTNNPEPISNVVNLLKDEYAQYPPNFVFSYSNLGVSLLGNAVERIAGRPYASQIDETVLHPLGMASSSFSTHSDVASRLAKGYRNGKEIGEPQLRDIPAGGLHTNVLDLSRFMEMVFAGGKAGERRILKEETLAEMLSPQNDGVPLDHDFHIGLGWLLTDVGIENAGKVAWHDGATLLYRSQMVILPEQKLGVVVLSNSATAASVVHKVATEALKLAMEAKAGIRQPERSKPVEREADLSPEERQKLAGAYVTPFGTVKVIESGTTLRTEFFGKTFSVVPRNDGRMGLRYRLLGVIPISLGDLDYLGFSTSTVSGHNVLLATAAGKSMLVGEKMEPVLVSEQWQRRVGAYEIANPGDDTMLVDDIRLRYEDGFLRVDYALPLFFDGKLNVSLQPLSDTEAVIRGLGRGMGETIRVVAVNGEEMLQYSGYLLKKKRE from the coding sequence ATGATGAGAGTGACGCATTTTTTTATGGCCGCGATTGCGGTTGTCTTTGTGCTCGCCGGCTGCTCTACAATGCCGAAGAAGCCGGACAGTCTGACACGGGGAGATTACGGTTACACGAAGGAGTACGTCTCCTGGCTGATCAAAAAGGAGATGCGGGAAAACGACGTGACCGGTCTCAGCATCGCCCTGGTGGACGATCAGCGGGTTGTCTGGGCACAGGGTTTCGGCGTTGCCGATGAGGCGAACAAGGTGCCGGCCACACCGGATACGATTTACCGGGTCGGCTCCATCTCCAAGCTGTTCACGGCCACCGCGGTCTTGCAGTTGGCGGAACAGGGCAAAATGGACATCGACAAGCCGCTGTCGACCTACCTGCCCGAATTCTCCGTTAAGAGCCGCTTCCCCGATGCCGGCCCGATCACTCCCCGCACCCTCATGACCCACCATTCCGGCCTCCCTTCAGACTTCCTGAAAGGGATGTGGACGAATAACCCCGAACCTATTTCCAACGTGGTTAATCTGCTGAAGGATGAGTACGCGCAGTATCCCCCCAATTTCGTCTTCTCCTACTCCAACCTCGGTGTTTCCCTCCTGGGCAATGCGGTGGAGCGAATAGCCGGCCGACCGTATGCCTCCCAGATTGATGAGACGGTGCTTCACCCTCTGGGGATGGCCAGTTCGTCATTCTCTACCCATTCCGACGTAGCGTCCCGCCTGGCCAAGGGATACCGGAACGGGAAGGAGATCGGGGAACCGCAGCTGCGGGACATCCCGGCCGGCGGGCTCCACACCAATGTTCTGGATCTTTCCCGCTTCATGGAGATGGTCTTTGCCGGGGGGAAGGCCGGCGAACGGCGGATACTCAAGGAGGAAACGCTTGCGGAGATGCTCAGCCCGCAGAATGACGGGGTGCCCCTTGACCATGACTTCCACATCGGGCTCGGGTGGCTGCTGACTGACGTCGGCATCGAAAATGCCGGCAAGGTTGCCTGGCATGACGGCGCCACCCTACTCTACCGCAGCCAGATGGTCATCCTTCCTGAACAGAAGCTGGGGGTCGTGGTGCTGTCCAACTCAGCCACGGCTGCTTCCGTGGTGCACAAGGTGGCGACCGAGGCTCTAAAACTCGCCATGGAGGCCAAGGCAGGCATCCGGCAGCCGGAGCGAAGCAAGCCGGTTGAGCGCGAGGCGGACTTGTCCCCTGAAGAACGGCAAAAACTGGCGGGCGCCTACGTCACTCCCTTCGGAACTGTCAAAGTAATCGAATCCGGCACTACGCTGCGGACGGAGTTCTTCGGCAAAACCTTCAGCGTCGTTCCCCGCAATGATGGCCGGATGGGACTCCGGTACAGACTTTTGGGAGTCATCCCGATAAGTCTGGGAGATCTGGACTATCTCGGGTTCTCCACGTCGACGGTTTCAGGCCATAACGTTCTCCTGGCCACGGCAGCGGGGAAGAGCATGCTGGTCGGCGAGAAGATGGAGCCGGTGCTGGTCTCTGAACAATGGCAACGGAGGGTGGGGGCCTACGAGATCGCTAACCCCGGGGACGACACCATGCTGGTTGACGACATTCGCCTGCGGTACGAAGACGGCTTCCTTCGGGTCGACTACGCCCTCCCGCTGTTCTTCGACGGGAAGCTCAACGTATCGCTGCAGCCTCTCTCCGACACGGAGGCGGTGATCCGTGGCCTGGGTCGGGGGATGGGGGAAACGATCCGTGTAGTTGCGGTCAACGGCGAGGAGATGCTCCAGTATTCAGGATATCTGCTCAAAAAGAAGCGAGAGTAA
- the xrtD gene encoding VPLPA-CTERM-specific exosortase XrtD, whose translation MRTRAVNPIFPTPASLVAVFLYGTLLTIIFSPAYRVMFRWWERDDFNHCYFVPFIVLYLVWEKRQELAALPSRVSWWGALPLVLGLALFWLGELGGEYFTLYISSWFIVVGVLWAHLGWQKLRIIGFPVLFLLTMFPPPNFIYNNLSMNLKLISSRMGVTALQLAGMSAFREGNVIDVGFTQLQVVDACSGLRYLLPLVVLGCLVAHFHRGALWQKILLVVSTIPLSIVTNGLRIASVGILYPIWGAQVAEGFFHDFSGWFIFMCTLWMLLAELWLLRKITGRPAGEGESAAGSASHRSTGIAATSVSESSVRHLPLQPVLALVLLFATAALSHGVEFREKMPIKRPFTSFPQEVGEWRGARQAMEQKFLDELTLSDYVIVNYHNPTDREINFYTAYYESQRKGESIHSPATCLPGSGWVFEESGNTQISLSGSRSMTVNRAFMQKGEVRQLTYYWFPQRGRILTSPWQLKIYAFWDALTRHRTDGALVRIITPVYPNERVDVAEERLQAFTRQIVPVLDGFLPGA comes from the coding sequence ATGCGTACGCGCGCAGTTAATCCAATTTTCCCCACACCGGCCTCATTGGTTGCGGTGTTCCTTTACGGCACGCTCCTGACGATAATCTTTTCACCTGCATACCGTGTCATGTTCAGATGGTGGGAGCGGGATGACTTCAATCACTGTTATTTTGTTCCTTTTATAGTCCTGTACCTGGTATGGGAGAAGCGGCAAGAACTCGCAGCGCTACCATCACGCGTTTCGTGGTGGGGGGCACTTCCTCTTGTGCTCGGTCTGGCGCTGTTCTGGCTTGGCGAATTGGGAGGTGAATATTTCACACTCTATATATCGTCATGGTTCATCGTGGTGGGGGTTCTTTGGGCGCACCTCGGCTGGCAAAAGCTGAGAATTATCGGTTTTCCGGTTTTATTCCTTCTTACGATGTTTCCACCGCCGAATTTCATCTATAACAACCTTTCCATGAACCTCAAGCTGATTTCTTCCCGGATGGGGGTGACTGCGCTGCAATTGGCGGGGATGTCGGCCTTCCGGGAAGGGAATGTGATTGACGTCGGCTTTACTCAACTCCAGGTAGTTGATGCCTGCAGCGGTCTGCGCTACCTCCTTCCCCTCGTGGTTCTCGGTTGCCTAGTGGCCCATTTTCACCGGGGGGCTCTCTGGCAGAAGATTCTGCTGGTCGTCTCCACTATTCCTCTTTCCATTGTGACCAACGGACTTCGGATCGCCTCTGTCGGCATCCTTTACCCCATATGGGGGGCGCAGGTGGCGGAAGGGTTCTTCCACGACTTTTCAGGGTGGTTTATCTTCATGTGCACCCTGTGGATGCTCTTGGCCGAACTGTGGCTTCTGAGAAAGATAACCGGCAGACCGGCAGGCGAAGGGGAGAGCGCTGCCGGTTCGGCATCACACCGTTCGACGGGGATTGCCGCGACAAGCGTCTCAGAGAGTAGTGTAAGGCACCTCCCTCTTCAACCGGTGCTTGCCTTGGTACTCCTTTTCGCCACGGCTGCTCTTTCCCATGGTGTCGAGTTCCGGGAAAAAATGCCAATCAAGCGCCCTTTCACCAGCTTTCCCCAAGAGGTGGGCGAGTGGCGGGGAGCACGACAGGCCATGGAGCAGAAGTTCCTTGATGAACTTACGTTATCCGATTATGTGATTGTCAATTATCACAACCCCACCGACCGGGAAATCAATTTCTATACCGCCTACTATGAGAGTCAGCGCAAAGGTGAATCGATCCATTCGCCCGCTACTTGCCTCCCGGGTAGCGGCTGGGTTTTCGAGGAGTCGGGCAACACGCAGATTTCTCTTTCTGGCAGCCGGAGTATGACAGTCAACCGCGCCTTCATGCAGAAAGGAGAGGTCAGGCAGTTGACCTATTACTGGTTTCCCCAGCGGGGACGAATTCTAACCTCTCCTTGGCAGCTGAAGATCTATGCCTTCTGGGACGCCTTGACCCGCCATCGGACCGATGGGGCGCTAGTGAGGATCATTACTCCCGTTTATCCCAACGAGCGGGTAGATGTAGCCGAAGAGCGCCTCCAGGCATTCACCCGTCAGATTGTGCCGGTACTCGATGGATTTCTTCCTGGGGCCTAG
- the dmpI gene encoding 4-oxalocrotonate tautomerase DmpI, giving the protein MPVITIDLAAVTKEKKAQLVQVLTRDASEITGIPEDKFIILINELERDNIGVGGTLLSDRI; this is encoded by the coding sequence ATGCCGGTAATAACCATTGATTTGGCAGCGGTAACAAAGGAAAAGAAGGCACAACTCGTGCAGGTCCTTACCCGCGACGCCAGCGAAATTACGGGAATTCCAGAAGACAAGTTCATTATCCTGATCAACGAACTGGAGCGCGACAACATCGGCGTTGGCGGCACGCTGCTCTCCGACAGGATATAG